Proteins encoded by one window of Micromonospora coxensis:
- a CDS encoding condensation domain-containing protein, giving the protein MTDTLLPPPTSAGGPGATEETGTRVPLSLQQQFLHHIDHGDDTGPFGPRYTIVGGWRVTGELDVDTLRQALDDVVVRHETLRTSIVRDGEEAYQQVRPPAPVPLEVRDLRAGPRRDRDLVAEDFANEIEAGVFGIDEMPLLRAVLGRFDARDGVLVLAAHHTAVDGWSVHLVLRDVAEFYSARREGRAPELPPVRQYREYVRWQQENLSSDKVRRAREFWRENLRGAQVVAVPTDRTRSEEPFVTSWYRFLLDEEFRRATADLAARTRSTPFMVLLAAYLTQLREQTGRTDLVVPTFTPGRHPAWVQNTVGSFYNFLPIRVDLAGADEFPDVIARTRAACLAAYAHELPFIQILEEAPDVMNEAIGPNAAACVLQVTQSPDMMFGQQHGDLHFAAMRRRVVSASVGSQIPDGVLFGLEASPEGGLVGSVGFTTNLFVESTVRSMVTTFRQTLVELLGGPGRA; this is encoded by the coding sequence ATGACCGACACCCTGCTGCCCCCACCGACCTCGGCCGGTGGCCCGGGGGCCACGGAGGAGACCGGGACCCGTGTCCCGCTCTCCCTGCAACAGCAGTTCCTGCACCACATCGACCACGGCGACGACACTGGGCCGTTCGGGCCGCGGTACACCATCGTCGGCGGTTGGCGGGTCACCGGCGAACTCGACGTCGACACGCTGCGCCAGGCCCTCGACGACGTGGTGGTCCGGCACGAGACGCTGCGCACCTCGATCGTGCGCGACGGGGAGGAGGCGTACCAGCAGGTGCGCCCGCCCGCGCCGGTCCCGCTCGAGGTGCGCGACCTGCGGGCCGGACCGCGACGCGACCGGGACCTCGTCGCCGAGGACTTCGCCAACGAGATCGAGGCCGGCGTGTTCGGCATCGACGAGATGCCGCTGCTGCGGGCCGTGCTCGGCCGCTTCGACGCCCGCGACGGCGTGCTGGTCCTCGCCGCCCACCACACCGCGGTGGACGGCTGGTCGGTGCACCTGGTGCTGCGCGACGTGGCCGAGTTCTACTCCGCCCGGCGGGAGGGCCGGGCCCCGGAGCTGCCCCCGGTGCGGCAGTACCGGGAGTACGTGCGCTGGCAGCAGGAGAACCTCTCCAGCGACAAGGTCCGCCGGGCGCGGGAGTTCTGGCGGGAGAACCTGCGCGGCGCGCAGGTGGTCGCCGTCCCGACCGACCGCACCCGGTCCGAGGAGCCCTTCGTCACCTCCTGGTACCGCTTCCTGCTCGACGAGGAGTTCCGCCGGGCCACCGCCGACCTGGCGGCGCGCACCCGCAGCACCCCGTTCATGGTGCTGCTGGCCGCGTACCTGACCCAGCTGCGCGAGCAGACCGGACGCACCGACCTGGTGGTGCCGACCTTCACCCCCGGACGCCATCCGGCCTGGGTGCAGAACACCGTCGGCTCGTTCTACAACTTCCTGCCCATCCGGGTCGACCTGGCCGGCGCCGACGAGTTCCCGGACGTGATCGCCCGGACCCGGGCGGCCTGCCTCGCCGCGTACGCGCACGAGCTGCCGTTCATCCAGATCCTGGAGGAGGCCCCGGACGTCATGAACGAGGCCATCGGCCCGAACGCCGCGGCCTGCGTGCTCCAGGTGACCCAGTCGCCGGACATGATGTTCGGCCAGCAGCACGGCGACCTGCACTTCGCCGCGATGCGCCGGCGGGTGGTGTCGGCGTCGGTCGGCTCGCAGATCCCCGACGGGGTGCTGTTCGGGCTGGAGGCGTCCCCCGAGGGCGGCCTGGTCGGCAGCGTCGGCTTCACCACCAACCTGTTCGTCGAGAGCACCGTCCGGTCGATGGTCACCACCTTCCGGCAGACCCTCGTCGAACTGCTGGGCGGGCCCGGCCGGGCCTGA
- a CDS encoding tryptophan 7-halogenase, translated as MMDNGYDYDVVVVGGGPCGSTISTLVAMQGHRVLLLEKERFPRYQIGESLLPSTVHGICRILGVEEDLRRANFMPKRGGTFRWGANPEPWTFSFGLSSKFAGDAATAYQVERMRFDQILLDNARRKGVEVREETSVVDVLVDADTDRVNGVLLSGPDGVRREVRSRFVVDASGNKSRIHTRVGGQRRYSEFFRNLALFGYFEGGKRLPAPNRGNILAVAFDAGWFWYIPLTDELTSVGAVLMPEALDRAQGDREKALLDLIQQCPMIAEYLSDARRVTEGPYGEIRVRKDYSYIQEKFWRPGLVLAGDAACFIDPVFSSGVHLATYSALLAARSINTVLRGGEVDETTCFEEFEVRYRREYARFHDFLVAFYDMHQDENSYFWKAKKVTNNVASEVESFVELVGGGSSNEAALVSPANGGRRGAAYQELAEMVAQPVQEAGEDRDLLRSTLARSVSKEGTRIQIQAELGESTDENIPVRDGGLVPSTDGLHWSTPPQPAG; from the coding sequence ATGATGGACAACGGGTACGACTACGACGTGGTGGTGGTCGGCGGCGGCCCCTGCGGATCCACCATCTCCACGCTGGTGGCCATGCAGGGCCACCGGGTGCTGCTGCTGGAGAAGGAGCGGTTCCCCCGCTACCAGATCGGCGAGTCGCTGCTGCCGTCCACGGTGCACGGCATCTGCCGGATCCTCGGTGTGGAGGAGGACCTGCGCCGGGCCAACTTCATGCCCAAGCGGGGCGGGACGTTCCGGTGGGGCGCCAACCCCGAGCCGTGGACCTTCTCCTTCGGCCTGTCCTCGAAGTTCGCCGGCGACGCCGCCACCGCCTACCAGGTGGAGCGGATGCGCTTCGACCAGATCCTGCTGGACAACGCCCGGCGCAAGGGCGTCGAGGTCCGGGAGGAGACGTCGGTGGTGGACGTGCTCGTCGACGCGGACACCGACCGGGTGAACGGGGTGCTGCTCAGCGGCCCGGACGGCGTCCGACGCGAGGTGCGCAGCCGGTTCGTCGTCGACGCCTCCGGCAACAAGAGCCGGATCCACACCAGGGTCGGCGGCCAGCGGCGCTACTCCGAGTTCTTCCGCAACCTGGCGCTGTTCGGCTACTTCGAGGGCGGCAAACGGCTGCCCGCGCCGAACCGGGGCAACATCCTCGCCGTCGCCTTCGACGCCGGGTGGTTCTGGTACATCCCGCTCACCGACGAGCTGACCAGCGTCGGCGCGGTGCTGATGCCGGAGGCGCTGGACCGGGCCCAGGGCGACCGGGAGAAGGCCCTGCTCGACCTGATCCAGCAGTGCCCGATGATCGCTGAGTACCTCTCCGACGCCCGCCGGGTGACCGAGGGCCCGTACGGCGAGATCCGGGTCCGCAAGGACTACTCGTACATCCAGGAGAAGTTCTGGCGGCCGGGGCTGGTCCTGGCCGGCGACGCCGCCTGCTTCATCGACCCGGTCTTCTCCTCCGGCGTGCACCTGGCCACCTACAGCGCGCTGCTGGCCGCCCGGTCGATCAACACGGTGCTGCGCGGCGGGGAGGTCGACGAGACGACCTGCTTCGAGGAGTTCGAGGTGCGCTACCGGCGCGAGTACGCCCGGTTCCACGACTTCCTGGTCGCCTTCTACGACATGCACCAGGACGAGAACTCCTACTTCTGGAAGGCGAAGAAGGTCACCAACAACGTCGCCTCCGAGGTGGAGTCCTTCGTGGAGCTGGTCGGCGGCGGCTCGTCCAACGAGGCCGCGCTCGTCTCGCCCGCCAACGGCGGGCGGCGCGGCGCCGCGTACCAGGAGCTGGCCGAGATGGTGGCGCAGCCGGTGCAGGAGGCCGGCGAGGACCGTGACCTGCTGCGCTCCACCCTGGCCCGGTCGGTGTCCAAGGAGGGCACCCGGATCCAGATCCAGGCGGAGCTCGGCGAGAGCACCGACGAGAACATCCCGGTACGCGACGGGGGACTGGTGCCGTCCACCGACGGCCTGCACTGGTCGACGCCGCCGCAGCCGGCCGGCTGA
- the cmdF gene encoding tyrosine 2,3-aminomutase, which produces MTLAKTAQAVEITGEDLDIPGVRRVAEEGAPIEVASSSLARAGKSRMLFEDIVRQDVPVYGVTTGYGEMIYMLVDTAKEVELQTNLVRSHAAGVGPLFAEDEARAVVTARLNALSKGHSAVRPELLERLALYLNLGLTPAIPEIGSLGASGDLAPLAHIACTVIGEGYLLRDGRRVPTGEVLREHGIEPMQLRFKEGLALINGTSAMTGLGALVVGRAMDQVRQAEIVTALVIETLQGSTSPFLAEGHDVARPHQGQIDTAANMRALMRGSALTVEHRQLRSQLAEGKQDGVDVQRTDVYMQKAYSLRAIPQVLGAVRDTLYHATNKLNIELNSANDNPLFFEGQEVFHGANFHGQPIAFAMDFVTIALTQLGVLSERRTNRLLNRHLSYGLPEFLVTGDPGLNSGFAGAQYPATALVAENRTIGAASTQSVPSNGDNQDVVSMGLIAARNARRVLGNNQHILAVELLAAAQAVDISGRRPGLSPASAAAYEFVRAIAPTLDRDRFMSDEIERVADALTRGELVAALGQTDVELR; this is translated from the coding sequence TTGACGTTGGCCAAGACCGCGCAGGCGGTGGAAATCACGGGCGAGGACCTGGACATCCCCGGGGTGCGGCGGGTCGCCGAGGAGGGCGCGCCCATCGAGGTGGCGTCGTCGTCGCTGGCCCGTGCCGGCAAGAGCCGGATGCTGTTCGAGGACATCGTGCGCCAGGACGTCCCGGTGTACGGCGTCACCACCGGCTACGGCGAGATGATCTACATGCTGGTCGACACCGCCAAGGAGGTGGAGCTGCAGACCAACCTGGTCCGCAGCCACGCCGCCGGGGTGGGTCCGCTGTTCGCCGAGGACGAGGCGCGGGCCGTGGTCACCGCCCGGCTCAACGCGCTGTCCAAGGGGCACTCCGCGGTCCGCCCGGAGCTGCTGGAGCGGCTGGCGCTCTACCTCAACCTCGGCCTCACCCCGGCCATCCCGGAGATCGGCTCGCTCGGCGCCAGCGGTGACCTGGCTCCGTTGGCGCACATCGCCTGCACCGTCATCGGCGAGGGCTACCTGCTGCGTGACGGCCGGCGGGTGCCCACCGGCGAGGTGCTGCGCGAGCACGGCATCGAGCCGATGCAGCTGCGCTTCAAGGAGGGGCTGGCGCTGATCAACGGCACCTCGGCGATGACCGGCCTCGGCGCCCTGGTGGTGGGTCGGGCGATGGACCAGGTCCGGCAGGCCGAGATCGTCACCGCCCTGGTGATCGAGACGTTGCAGGGCTCCACCAGCCCGTTCCTGGCCGAGGGGCACGACGTGGCCCGGCCGCACCAGGGGCAGATCGACACCGCGGCCAACATGCGGGCCCTGATGCGCGGCAGCGCGCTCACCGTCGAACACCGGCAGCTGCGCAGCCAGCTCGCCGAGGGCAAGCAGGACGGCGTCGACGTGCAGCGCACCGACGTGTACATGCAGAAGGCGTACTCGCTGCGCGCCATCCCGCAGGTCCTCGGGGCGGTGCGGGACACCCTGTACCACGCCACCAACAAGCTGAACATCGAGCTGAACTCGGCGAACGACAACCCGCTCTTCTTCGAGGGGCAGGAGGTCTTCCACGGGGCCAACTTCCACGGCCAGCCGATCGCCTTCGCGATGGACTTCGTCACCATCGCGCTCACCCAGCTCGGCGTGCTCTCCGAGCGGCGGACCAACCGGCTGCTCAACCGGCACCTCAGCTACGGCCTGCCCGAGTTCCTGGTCACCGGCGACCCGGGCCTCAACAGCGGCTTCGCCGGCGCGCAGTACCCGGCCACCGCCCTGGTCGCCGAGAACCGCACCATCGGCGCGGCCAGCACCCAGAGCGTGCCGTCCAACGGCGACAACCAGGACGTGGTGAGCATGGGGCTGATCGCCGCCCGCAACGCCCGCCGGGTGCTCGGCAACAACCAGCACATCCTCGCGGTGGAGCTGCTCGCCGCCGCCCAGGCGGTGGACATCTCCGGGCGCCGCCCCGGGCTCAGCCCCGCCTCCGCGGCGGCGTACGAGTTCGTCCGGGCCATCGCGCCCACCCTGGACCGGGACCGCTTCATGTCCGACGAGATCGAGCGGGTCGCCGACGCGCTGACCCGGGGCGAGTTGGTCGCCGCCCTCGGACAGACCGATGTCGAGCTGCGCTGA